One region of Candidatus Polarisedimenticolia bacterium genomic DNA includes:
- a CDS encoding PD-(D/E)XK nuclease family protein — MRTIEGHHDFSVLEDRLAALVQEARGGSPSLPPPVAVVAPTRGLLAYLQVTLADRLPVLANVHFFSHVSLAEAAGAATGSPAPDLLGDDARMTILSGLVEERGGALAEYVGRRPGSLAAILSTLNDLREACVPAGAAARTKGLSARGNQILDLHAAYSERLDAPGSRVTDRARWIRESAPAVREFCRRFRLVIHYGAYDLIGVNLELLRAVEASEAPLVLLVPHHATSPAYEIAGRFWPEMLGERPAPLPDAPSDRLLAARLPFLYREGSGPAPRDPEPAPRVRFFHAQGAAAELREVVLDIVSRCADSSIPLHRIGVIARSLEPYAAWLRPIFSEHALPFTTSESLGAVRESRVQAALQLARAMLRDFPRQPLMDLLRGGLLRIRGGGPSSRAHAWDRLSRSWHIAGGYRTWTQDLPRWIQDWEPYVPPDASEDERARQRGRKARLTEDTASLVSVVDRLRRDARPLEGAASWSAWAEAMDALLVERVDGFDPPAAEAQHDPGASAVRAVLRDMGRLDAAGVPLRRGSALAFFEKALTRAMVPIGSHGGAPRRDRDNGGVRVLDAMQARGQAFDDVYLIGFNADLFPRRTTEDPFLPDRDRLLLRERLRLPVPVKTTGPQEERLLLAHLIGCARRRLTVSWQRADDSAKARVASLALREVARAVHGAPLLTRVVADARRVKAHPAEAGEDAARRFGILPPLDACVNVALQGRSPGRLLEAFAGLPLPPVRQGYTDALRAGLSMLSAIEPWTGTGAAGLRFDAFVGEAAQRPDRLSPSRLEVLGSCPQHYFFRHVLRVQEMAEVREGYELDAREVGTAVHAVLHDLYRELSAPDGSLSESVPGDLARRAVELARRSWERHTRILAARARSHYPLLWETTETLWLNALAAFLARDLPALLRQRARLAGLEKEAAARLGPGDTGTSPEVRGRFDRIAAGDEGVVVSDYKTSGDLERHVSPARMLKGLSLQMPLYLLLAETLAARGELEAPPVRAEVLGVGPGYDDDARAPLEATALASHREAILETLGVLHGLSASGSFPLNESSWLCERCPYARACRRWHVPTLRRIASAPGASDYALVRHKNTRQPTLETVLQRGGGEET, encoded by the coding sequence CTTCTTCAGCCACGTGTCGCTGGCGGAGGCCGCGGGCGCCGCGACCGGATCGCCCGCGCCGGACCTGCTCGGCGACGACGCCAGGATGACGATCCTCTCGGGGCTGGTCGAGGAGCGCGGCGGCGCGCTGGCGGAGTACGTCGGCCGCCGGCCGGGAAGCCTCGCCGCCATCCTGTCCACCCTGAACGATCTGCGCGAGGCGTGCGTGCCGGCCGGTGCCGCGGCCAGGACCAAGGGCCTCTCGGCCCGCGGGAATCAGATCCTCGACCTGCATGCGGCGTACTCGGAGAGGCTCGATGCCCCCGGCTCCCGGGTCACCGACCGCGCCCGCTGGATCCGGGAATCGGCCCCCGCCGTCCGGGAATTCTGCCGCCGCTTCCGTCTGGTGATCCACTACGGGGCGTACGACCTGATCGGCGTCAACCTCGAGCTCCTGCGCGCCGTCGAGGCCTCGGAGGCACCGCTGGTCCTCCTGGTCCCGCACCACGCCACCTCCCCCGCCTACGAGATCGCCGGGCGGTTCTGGCCGGAGATGCTCGGAGAGCGGCCGGCGCCGCTCCCCGACGCGCCTTCCGACCGACTGCTGGCCGCGCGGCTCCCCTTTCTCTACCGGGAAGGATCCGGTCCGGCGCCGCGCGATCCCGAACCGGCGCCCCGCGTCCGCTTCTTTCACGCCCAGGGGGCGGCGGCCGAGCTGCGCGAGGTCGTCCTGGACATCGTGAGCCGGTGCGCCGATTCGAGCATCCCGCTGCACCGCATCGGCGTCATCGCCCGATCCCTGGAGCCTTACGCCGCCTGGCTCCGGCCGATCTTCTCGGAGCACGCGCTCCCCTTCACCACCTCGGAGTCCCTGGGCGCCGTTCGCGAGTCACGGGTGCAGGCCGCCCTGCAGCTGGCCCGCGCGATGCTGCGCGATTTTCCCCGCCAGCCGCTGATGGATCTCCTCCGGGGAGGTCTGCTGCGGATCCGGGGAGGCGGCCCGTCCTCCCGCGCCCATGCCTGGGACCGGCTCAGCCGCTCCTGGCACATCGCCGGCGGGTACCGGACCTGGACGCAGGACCTGCCCCGCTGGATCCAGGACTGGGAGCCCTACGTCCCGCCGGATGCGAGCGAAGACGAGCGCGCCCGACAACGCGGGCGCAAGGCACGCCTGACGGAGGACACGGCCTCCCTGGTCTCGGTGGTGGATCGACTCCGACGCGACGCCCGTCCCCTGGAGGGGGCCGCGTCCTGGAGCGCCTGGGCGGAGGCGATGGATGCGCTCCTCGTCGAACGGGTCGACGGCTTCGATCCCCCGGCGGCGGAAGCGCAGCACGACCCCGGGGCCTCGGCGGTGCGCGCCGTCCTGCGGGACATGGGGCGCCTCGACGCCGCGGGCGTGCCGCTCCGGCGGGGATCCGCCCTGGCGTTCTTCGAGAAGGCCCTGACGCGCGCCATGGTACCGATCGGTTCCCACGGCGGCGCCCCGCGGCGGGACAGGGACAACGGCGGTGTCCGCGTGCTCGACGCCATGCAGGCCCGGGGCCAGGCGTTCGACGACGTCTACCTGATCGGATTCAACGCCGACCTGTTTCCCAGGCGGACCACCGAGGACCCGTTCCTGCCGGACCGCGACCGCCTCCTCCTGCGGGAGCGCCTCCGCCTCCCGGTTCCCGTCAAGACGACGGGGCCGCAGGAGGAGCGTCTGCTGCTCGCCCACCTGATCGGGTGCGCGCGCCGCCGCCTGACGGTGTCCTGGCAGCGGGCCGACGATTCCGCGAAGGCCCGCGTCGCCAGCCTGGCGCTGCGGGAGGTGGCCCGCGCGGTGCACGGCGCGCCGCTCCTGACACGGGTCGTCGCCGATGCCCGTCGCGTGAAGGCGCATCCCGCCGAGGCCGGGGAGGACGCGGCGCGCCGCTTCGGCATCCTGCCGCCCCTGGACGCGTGCGTCAACGTGGCCCTGCAGGGGCGCTCGCCCGGGCGCCTCCTGGAGGCCTTCGCGGGGCTGCCGCTGCCGCCGGTGAGGCAGGGATACACCGACGCGCTGCGGGCCGGCCTTTCGATGCTGTCGGCGATCGAGCCGTGGACGGGGACGGGGGCCGCCGGCCTGCGATTCGACGCCTTCGTGGGGGAGGCGGCGCAGCGGCCGGATCGGCTGTCCCCCTCCCGCCTCGAGGTGCTTGGATCCTGTCCGCAGCACTACTTCTTCCGCCACGTCCTGCGGGTGCAGGAGATGGCGGAGGTCCGGGAAGGGTACGAGCTCGACGCCCGCGAGGTCGGCACCGCGGTCCATGCGGTCTTGCACGACCTGTATCGGGAGCTCTCCGCTCCTGACGGCTCTCTTTCCGAATCCGTGCCGGGCGATCTGGCGCGCCGCGCGGTCGAGCTCGCCCGGCGATCGTGGGAGCGCCACACCCGGATCCTGGCGGCGCGCGCGCGATCGCATTACCCGCTCCTGTGGGAAACCACCGAAACGCTCTGGCTGAACGCCCTCGCCGCGTTCCTCGCCCGCGACCTGCCGGCCCTGCTGCGGCAGCGGGCGCGCTTGGCGGGACTCGAGAAGGAGGCCGCCGCCCGACTGGGTCCCGGTGATACCGGGACGTCCCCGGAGGTCCGGGGCCGGTTCGATCGGATCGCCGCCGGCGACGAGGGGGTCGTGGTGAGCGACTACAAGACATCCGGCGATCTGGAGCGCCACGTTTCGCCGGCGCGCATGCTCAAAGGACTGAGCCTCCAGATGCCTCTCTACCTGCTCCTGGCGGAAACGCTGGCGGCCCGCGGCGAGCTGGAAGCGCCTCCGGTCCGCGCCGAGGTCCTGGGCGTCGGCCCCGGGTACGATGACGACGCGCGCGCCCCCCTCGAGGCGACCGCTCTCGCGAGCCATCGCGAGGCGATTCTCGAAACTCTCGGGGTCCTCCACGGGCTCAGCGCCTCGGGGAGCTTCCCGCTCAACGAATCGAGCTGGCTCTGCGAGCGCTGCCCTTACGCGAGGGCCTGCCGCCGCTGGCACGTCCCGACGCTCAGGCGTATCGCCTCGGCGCCCGGCGCCTCGGACTACGCGCTGGTGCGACACAAGAACACCCGACAGCCGACGCTCGAGACGGTCCTGCAGAGAGGAGGCGGGGAGGAGACATGA